In the Ailuropoda melanoleuca isolate Jingjing unplaced genomic scaffold, ASM200744v2 unplaced-scaffold9118, whole genome shotgun sequence genome, one interval contains:
- the LOC117800924 gene encoding ral guanine nucleotide dissociation stimulator-like encodes MAFCVWLQNTGVYGYVLSNWDDRGGAAQEERNTAIYIILDTWLDQYPEDFYQPPEFPCLKVLLAYMGLNMPGSDLERHAQLLLSQLQHLEPTEPEAGAPAPQQDPEPHQELAPATTVVPAAASEPKLAEPITAAGGQQSERAVIPLAMAGPVQVVVTALIHSPELEEPPETLPVPEVKQGPAPAPGVAAGPDQPPASVEEPALVPEQQLVMAAAPEAAFLFPVVALFIILVCLIHLYCGLVYFVP; translated from the exons ATATGGGTACGTTCTCTCTAACTGGGATGATCGCGGTGGAGCAGCCCAGGAGGAGCGCAACAC GGCCATCTACATCATCCTGGACACCTGGCTGGACCAATATCCCGAGGACTTTTACCAGCCCCCAGAGTTTCCTTGCCTGAAGGTGCTGCTGGCATACATGGGGCTCAATATGCCAGGCTCAGACCTGGAGCGCCATGCCCAGCTTCTGCTCTCACAGCTGCAACACCTGGAGCCCACggagccagaggctgggg CACCAGCCCCACAGCAAGACCCTGAACCACATCAAGAACTCGCCCCAGCAACCACTGTGGTGCCCGCTGCAGCTTCAGAGCCCAAGCTGGCTGAACCCATCACTGCTGCCGGAGGTCAGCAGTCAGAGAGAGCAGTGATACCACTTGCCATGGCGGGGCCAGTGCAGGTGGTAGTCACAGCTCTAATTCATTCTCCTGAGCTGGAAGAGCCACCTGAAACTTTGCCTGTCCCGGAGGTCAAGCAGggtcctgcccctgctcctggggTTGCTGCCGGGCCTGATCAACCCCCTGCCTCAGTGGAGGAACCAGCCCTGGTCCCAGAGCAGCAGCTTGTGATGGCTGCAGCCCCAGAGgctgccttcctcttccctgtcGTTGCACTCTTCATCATTCTTGTGTGTTTAATACACCTGTATTGTGGCTTAGtatattttgttccttaa